The proteins below are encoded in one region of Lactuca sativa cultivar Salinas chromosome 3, Lsat_Salinas_v11, whole genome shotgun sequence:
- the LOC128132823 gene encoding cysteine endopeptidase RepA-like, producing MVALRKTVTVRSFLLLQFEYLELNSILISKSLITGNHSENGTLKEQTPIKTPQKQNGGCDGGEMEDGFEFIVKNKGINTEVAYPYQATNGTCNTKEEAVHAATITGYEKVPANSESALLQAVANQPVSVAIDASGMGFQFYSGGVFTGYFGTDLDHGSAVPSTALLQMIRGSAVL from the coding sequence ATGGTTGCTCTACGGAAAACGGTAACAGTAAGATCATTTCTTTTACTGCAATTTGAATATTTGGAACTCAATTCCATACTAATATCAAAATCTTTGATTACAGGAAACCATTCTGAAAACGGAACGCTAAAGGAACAAACACCAATCAAAACCCCCCAAAAACAAAACGGAGGATGTGATGGTGGCGAGATGGAAGATGGCTTTGAGTTTATCGTTAAAAACAAAGGCATCAACACCGAGGTGGCTTACCCATATCAGGCAACAAATGGAACCTGCAACACCAAGGAAGaagctgtccatgctgccaccattaCTGGGTATGAAAAAGTGCCAGCCAACAGTGAATCCGCATTGTTACAGGCAGTCGCTAATCAACCCGTATCAGTTGCCATTGATGCCAGTGGTATGGGTTTCCAGTTCTATTCAGGTGGCGTGTTTACTGGGTATTTTGGAACTGATCTTGACCATGGCTCTGCAGTTCCTTCTACAGCCCTATTACAAATGATACGTGGCTCTGCAGTTCTTTAA